A window of the Bacteriovorax sp. PP10 genome harbors these coding sequences:
- the lpxA gene encoding acyl-ACP--UDP-N-acetylglucosamine O-acyltransferase: MSNVHPTALVDKNAKIHETVQIGPFCIVGPNVEIGPGTVLHSHIVVDGHTTIGENNKFFQGCSIGAPPQDNSYKGEPTKTIIGNNNTFREYCSVHRGTLKENLETKIGDNSLFMAYVHIGHDVVIGNNCTVANSTNFAGHVKIGDRVIIGGGSQIQQFVSLGRGSYIGGASALDRDIPSFCTAMGNRAYLKGINIIGMKRQGYSKQEISEVVDFLRTMETANISPRSFVENAELMAEYKDNRVVIEMADQIRKTEIGIAPFNP; this comes from the coding sequence ATGAGTAATGTTCACCCAACGGCACTAGTAGATAAAAATGCAAAAATTCACGAAACGGTTCAGATCGGACCTTTTTGTATCGTCGGCCCGAATGTTGAAATCGGCCCGGGAACAGTTCTTCACTCACACATCGTGGTAGATGGTCACACAACAATTGGTGAGAACAATAAATTCTTCCAAGGTTGTTCTATCGGAGCTCCACCTCAAGATAACTCTTACAAAGGTGAGCCAACAAAAACGATCATCGGTAACAACAATACTTTTAGAGAGTACTGCTCAGTTCACCGTGGAACACTTAAAGAAAACTTAGAAACAAAAATCGGCGATAACAGCTTATTCATGGCCTACGTTCATATTGGTCACGATGTTGTTATCGGAAACAACTGTACAGTTGCTAACTCAACGAACTTTGCAGGACACGTAAAAATCGGTGACCGCGTAATCATCGGTGGTGGAAGCCAGATCCAACAATTCGTAAGTCTTGGACGTGGATCATACATCGGTGGAGCTTCAGCTCTTGACCGCGACATCCCATCTTTTTGTACAGCAATGGGGAACCGTGCTTACTTAAAAGGGATCAACATCATTGGTATGAAACGCCAAGGTTACAGCAAACAAGAAATTTCTGAAGTTGTAGATTTCCTTAGAACAATGGAAACAGCTAACATTTCACCGCGCTCATTCGTTGAGAACGCTGAACTGATGGCAGAATATAAAGACAACAGAGTTGTTATTGAAATGGCAGACCAGATTAGAAAAACAGAAATCGGAATTGCACCTTTTAATCCATAG
- a CDS encoding OmpH/Skp family outer membrane protein, translated as MKAMIAVLALVMTSSAFSAVSVGKVDVQKVLITVNQGVAVRDQLKKSFDEKQTILKKEEDAIKKLQDDYSKKASVINEKEKAKKEKEIQEKIIAIQQKTSGFQKEIQDMEQKLKTPILERVKTIVDEVSKAADVDLVYEAATAPILYARTEKDLTDEVVKAYNKKFAK; from the coding sequence ATGAAAGCAATGATCGCAGTTTTGGCCCTTGTTATGACAAGCTCTGCATTTTCAGCTGTTAGTGTTGGAAAAGTAGATGTTCAAAAAGTTCTTATCACAGTTAACCAAGGTGTTGCTGTTCGTGACCAATTAAAAAAGTCATTCGATGAGAAGCAAACAATTCTAAAGAAAGAAGAAGATGCAATTAAAAAACTTCAAGATGATTACTCAAAGAAAGCTTCTGTAATCAACGAAAAAGAAAAAGCTAAGAAAGAAAAAGAAATCCAAGAAAAAATCATCGCTATCCAACAAAAAACTTCTGGTTTCCAAAAAGAAATTCAGGATATGGAACAAAAACTTAAAACTCCAATCTTAGAAAGAGTTAAGACTATCGTTGATGAAGTTTCTAAAGCAGCTGACGTTGATCTAGTTTACGAAGCGGCTACAGCGCCAATTCTTTACGCTAGAACAGAAAAAGATTTAACTGATGAAGTTGTAAAAGCGTACAACAAAAAATTTGCAAAATAG
- the bamA gene encoding outer membrane protein assembly factor BamA, protein MSLRFISLFIFCFVTLVNSSAFSADDIGPRVDLFKIDRIDVVGNKKVEKEAILEKIGSKPGMTLDNFLLKKDLEKIYSMKYFENVEAHQETEKGLNILQFKLKEKPIITKITFEGNDGLSDDDLKGQVKSKVFTILDTTTVKADVLGLLKFYEEKGYFLASVDFQEKKLNEENIELIFNIKEYDKVKVKKINFLGNIAFKDEELKSIIQTQEDTLFSFMSGSGNFKEINFQNDIERMKYFYRMKGYLQINIGTPEITVSEDKKWVFITMKLQEGPQFTVNKITFQGEVLFPETELHEKMVLKENETYSEESLRKDIQMLTEMYQDEGYAFANVIRNLNVVPGENKVDVEFSFEKGKIAYFGRIRIKGNPKSRDKVIRREITIKEGQKFNGTDLRQSKENVQRLGFYEPESIVFNTVSPKDKEDVLDVEVSVKEKNTGQISLGAGYSTATGGFFQASVTQSNFRGLGQNLSFSLNVAKTSNTFSIDFTEPYFLDTKWSLGGGVFISENDTSSSYSEKRKGGNIRVGYPIFTFTNLYMTYKLEDTRIKSVDDPSIDISLENGLASSIQTSVVHDKRDDRSDPRKGYFLSYSTEYTGVGGEKKWIKNEAEARGYYPVVGDLILRSRFYAGKLDQVESRKIPRTEKFTLGGSRNLRGYSFEDIGPKKYLKRTDGSGISENFNIGGEFMTFTNVEFQHPLSREAGLKWVVFFDAGHAGDVDKIKVYTDYGFGFRWFSPIGVLRFEFGYPLTGEFKEKGSQFHFDIGQVF, encoded by the coding sequence ATGTCTCTGAGATTTATCTCTTTATTCATTTTTTGTTTTGTCACTCTAGTGAACTCTTCTGCATTTTCGGCCGACGATATCGGCCCGCGTGTGGACTTATTTAAAATCGATCGCATTGATGTTGTCGGTAATAAAAAAGTAGAGAAGGAAGCTATCTTAGAAAAAATCGGGTCGAAGCCTGGTATGACTCTGGATAACTTTTTACTTAAGAAAGATTTAGAAAAAATCTATTCAATGAAATACTTTGAAAACGTTGAAGCTCATCAGGAAACTGAGAAGGGTTTAAACATTCTTCAATTCAAACTGAAAGAAAAACCAATCATCACTAAGATCACTTTCGAAGGAAACGATGGTCTGTCTGACGATGATCTTAAGGGTCAGGTTAAATCAAAAGTTTTTACAATCTTGGATACAACGACAGTTAAGGCCGACGTTCTGGGACTTCTAAAGTTCTATGAAGAAAAAGGTTACTTTTTAGCTTCAGTAGATTTTCAAGAAAAAAAGTTAAACGAAGAAAATATCGAACTTATTTTTAACATCAAAGAATACGATAAAGTAAAAGTTAAGAAGATTAACTTTTTAGGTAACATCGCTTTCAAAGATGAAGAGTTAAAAAGTATTATCCAGACTCAGGAAGATACACTGTTTTCTTTCATGTCAGGATCGGGGAACTTCAAAGAAATCAATTTCCAAAATGATATTGAGAGAATGAAGTATTTCTATCGTATGAAGGGTTACCTTCAAATCAATATTGGAACACCGGAGATTACTGTCTCTGAAGATAAAAAATGGGTCTTCATCACAATGAAGCTTCAGGAAGGTCCTCAGTTTACGGTTAACAAAATCACGTTCCAAGGCGAAGTGCTTTTCCCGGAAACAGAACTTCATGAAAAGATGGTTCTAAAAGAAAACGAAACTTATTCTGAAGAATCTCTTAGAAAAGACATTCAGATGCTTACGGAAATGTATCAGGATGAAGGGTATGCGTTTGCCAACGTTATCAGAAACCTGAATGTTGTTCCGGGCGAAAATAAAGTTGATGTAGAGTTCTCATTCGAAAAAGGTAAGATCGCTTACTTTGGAAGAATCAGAATTAAAGGGAACCCGAAATCACGCGATAAAGTTATCCGTCGTGAAATCACTATTAAAGAAGGCCAGAAGTTTAACGGAACAGATCTTCGTCAATCGAAGGAAAATGTTCAACGTTTAGGTTTCTACGAGCCGGAATCAATCGTATTCAATACTGTTTCTCCAAAAGATAAAGAAGATGTTCTGGATGTTGAAGTTTCAGTAAAAGAAAAGAACACTGGGCAAATCTCTCTTGGTGCTGGTTACTCGACAGCAACTGGTGGATTCTTCCAGGCTTCAGTGACTCAATCAAACTTTAGAGGTTTAGGTCAGAACTTATCATTCAGCTTAAACGTAGCTAAGACTTCAAATACTTTCAGTATCGATTTTACTGAGCCGTATTTCTTAGACACAAAGTGGTCGCTTGGTGGTGGGGTTTTCATTTCAGAAAACGATACGTCATCTTCATATAGTGAAAAAAGAAAAGGTGGAAACATAAGAGTTGGTTACCCAATTTTTACTTTCACAAATCTTTATATGACTTACAAACTTGAAGACACGAGAATTAAATCTGTAGACGATCCGTCTATTGATATCTCGCTTGAAAATGGTTTAGCTTCTTCTATTCAGACATCAGTAGTTCACGATAAGCGTGATGACAGATCTGACCCAAGAAAAGGTTACTTCCTAAGTTACTCAACAGAGTATACTGGTGTTGGTGGCGAGAAGAAGTGGATTAAAAACGAAGCTGAAGCACGTGGTTACTATCCGGTAGTAGGGGACTTAATTTTAAGATCTCGCTTCTATGCTGGAAAGTTAGACCAGGTTGAATCACGCAAGATTCCACGCACAGAGAAATTTACTTTAGGTGGATCTAGAAACCTTCGTGGATACTCATTTGAGGATATCGGACCGAAGAAATACTTAAAGAGAACTGACGGGTCAGGAATTTCTGAAAACTTCAATATTGGTGGAGAGTTCATGACTTTTACTAACGTTGAATTCCAGCATCCACTTTCTAGAGAAGCTGGACTAAAATGGGTTGTTTTCTTTGATGCAGGTCATGCAGGTGACGTGGATAAAATTAAAGTTTATACTGACTATGGTTTTGGATTTAGATGGTTCTCACCAATCGGAGTTTTACGCTTTGAATTCGGTTACCCATTGACTGGAGAGTTTAAGGAAAAAGGCTCTCAATTCCATTTTGATATCGGACAAGTGTTTTAA
- the lpxB gene encoding lipid-A-disaccharide synthase, whose product MVKKSCLVIAGEKSGEEHAISFFSELKSFTPDTEFFGVGGDDLKKEGLELLYHVNDFSSWGYSEVITKIPFYIKAMNHIVAEVQRRGCKTAILVDYQSFNLKLAGKLKAIGVEVLYYVAPQAWAWKEYRVKKLAASVNTLFTIIPFEKKWFHDRGVKNVISIDHPLWTTYKNDLESLNKPVEIQSPLQLLLLPGSRKFEVEKLLPIFIESVVELRKMMPVEVSIVKSNSVPDALYAPYDSFIKYEYTNENLTTALKKADFALAASGTVTLTCGLYEVPTVVCYKTSLLNQFIYEVLVSYRWFISLANIVQNRSVFPELLQDQVSAHNIVSYLRFWYYNKPDYLELKKKLKETKTLVRGEALSIPKYMADVIEKSYGKKADTST is encoded by the coding sequence ATGGTTAAGAAGTCATGCTTGGTTATCGCAGGCGAAAAATCAGGCGAAGAGCATGCTATTAGCTTTTTTAGTGAACTAAAATCATTCACACCTGACACTGAATTCTTCGGTGTCGGTGGAGATGATTTAAAAAAAGAAGGATTAGAACTTCTGTACCATGTGAATGATTTTTCATCATGGGGTTACAGTGAAGTTATTACAAAAATTCCTTTTTATATCAAAGCAATGAATCATATCGTTGCTGAAGTCCAAAGACGTGGCTGCAAAACGGCCATCCTGGTCGACTATCAATCATTCAATTTAAAACTCGCTGGAAAGCTTAAAGCAATCGGCGTGGAAGTTCTTTATTACGTGGCCCCTCAAGCATGGGCATGGAAAGAGTACAGAGTTAAAAAACTAGCAGCTTCAGTAAACACACTCTTCACGATTATTCCTTTTGAAAAAAAGTGGTTTCATGACAGAGGTGTTAAAAACGTAATCAGCATCGATCACCCTTTATGGACAACTTATAAAAATGATCTGGAGAGTTTAAATAAACCGGTTGAGATTCAGTCTCCGCTGCAACTTTTACTTCTTCCAGGCTCACGTAAGTTTGAAGTGGAAAAACTCCTACCGATTTTTATTGAGTCAGTAGTTGAACTAAGAAAAATGATGCCGGTGGAAGTCTCGATTGTTAAATCGAATTCAGTTCCAGATGCGCTCTATGCACCATACGATTCATTTATTAAGTACGAATACACCAATGAAAACCTGACAACAGCACTTAAGAAAGCAGACTTCGCTCTTGCTGCAAGTGGAACTGTGACATTGACATGCGGCCTATACGAAGTACCAACAGTTGTTTGTTATAAAACATCACTTCTAAACCAATTTATTTATGAAGTACTGGTCAGCTACAGATGGTTCATCAGTCTTGCCAACATTGTACAAAATCGCTCGGTCTTTCCTGAGTTACTTCAGGATCAAGTGAGCGCTCACAATATCGTGTCGTATTTAAGGTTTTGGTATTATAATAAACCTGACTATCTTGAGTTGAAAAAGAAGCTTAAAGAAACAAAAACATTGGTTCGTGGTGAAGCGCTTTCGATACCAAAATACATGGCAGATGTAATAGAAAAATCTTATGGAAAAAAAGCAGATACCTCTACTTAA
- a CDS encoding ABC transporter ATP-binding protein: protein MSSNVIIKIENVKKTYTKSQALRGVSFVMNEGEEYLIRGASGSGKSTLLYLLGGLDRPTEGRVIVNQNNLVDLSDEDLALYRNRYVGFVFQFHFLLSSMNCMDNILLPARLGGVESDEVVVRAKNLAKLLNVEHCLEKYPYELSGGEQQRINIIRALSLKPKLLLCDEPTGNLDSENSHKVIQLLRTLAKEFGATLVVVTHDPQIAQSFSNQLVMKDGLLITQ, encoded by the coding sequence ATGAGTTCGAACGTTATTATTAAAATTGAAAATGTGAAGAAAACTTATACTAAGTCACAGGCATTAAGAGGCGTAAGCTTTGTAATGAATGAAGGTGAGGAGTATTTAATCCGTGGTGCTTCAGGCTCAGGGAAATCAACTCTTCTTTATCTTTTGGGTGGGCTGGACCGTCCAACTGAAGGACGTGTTATTGTTAACCAAAACAACCTTGTAGATTTATCTGACGAAGACTTAGCTTTATATCGCAATCGTTATGTTGGTTTCGTTTTCCAATTTCACTTTTTGCTTTCATCAATGAACTGCATGGATAATATTCTTCTTCCTGCAAGATTGGGTGGAGTGGAAAGCGATGAAGTTGTTGTACGAGCAAAAAATTTGGCGAAACTTTTAAACGTTGAGCACTGTTTGGAAAAATACCCCTATGAACTCTCAGGTGGGGAGCAGCAAAGAATTAACATCATTCGCGCATTGTCATTAAAACCGAAACTACTTCTTTGCGATGAGCCAACTGGAAATCTTGATTCGGAGAACTCGCATAAAGTGATCCAGCTTTTAAGAACTCTTGCGAAGGAATTCGGGGCCACGTTAGTTGTTGTCACTCACGATCCACAAATTGCACAAAGTTTCTCCAATCAACTTGTCATGAAAGACGGACTGCTTATAACGCAATGA
- the lpxD gene encoding UDP-3-O-(3-hydroxymyristoyl)glucosamine N-acyltransferase: protein MKLGSLKNFDPSFQLITDSDQTLSVEGITDTSEFLPHHILFIKNKFFLNEYLQSAFADHLGIILDKKFQETMTPEQTEATSQKALWVGAVQDVNLAMSFLSKPFYDEKIGNPNDMVDGRQMGTATVHPSAWIAQGVFIGERVTINANVKIHHGVTIMSGAMIDEGTELFPNTTIYRNVKIGSNVRIHANCVIGADGFGYNFSKGVHHKVWHVGSVVIGNDVEIGGGTCIDGGTFSPTYIGNGSKIDNQVQVGHNCKLGTGVVLCGQVGIGGSTVIGDYTVLGGAAMVANGMKIGKGVQIAGGSGVTGAIEDGAVVGGFPARDIKEWFKGVAYVRRQSLAKDKKD from the coding sequence ATGAAACTAGGAAGCCTAAAAAATTTCGATCCAAGTTTTCAACTGATCACTGATAGTGACCAGACTTTAAGTGTTGAAGGAATCACTGATACCAGTGAATTTTTACCTCATCATATCCTTTTTATTAAAAATAAATTCTTTTTAAATGAATACCTGCAAAGCGCCTTTGCTGATCATTTGGGAATTATTCTTGATAAAAAATTCCAAGAGACGATGACTCCGGAGCAAACCGAAGCAACATCACAAAAAGCGTTATGGGTTGGGGCCGTTCAAGATGTAAATCTTGCGATGTCGTTCTTATCAAAACCTTTTTACGATGAAAAAATCGGCAACCCAAATGACATGGTCGATGGCCGTCAGATGGGAACGGCAACAGTTCACCCAAGTGCATGGATCGCTCAAGGCGTATTCATCGGTGAGCGCGTAACCATCAATGCTAACGTTAAAATCCATCATGGTGTCACCATCATGTCTGGAGCAATGATTGATGAAGGGACGGAACTTTTCCCCAATACAACTATCTATAGAAATGTAAAAATAGGAAGCAATGTTCGCATCCATGCTAATTGCGTGATCGGTGCTGACGGATTCGGATACAACTTCTCTAAAGGCGTTCACCATAAAGTGTGGCACGTTGGAAGTGTAGTGATCGGCAATGATGTTGAAATCGGTGGCGGTACTTGTATCGACGGCGGAACATTTTCTCCAACATACATCGGCAATGGATCGAAGATTGATAACCAGGTTCAAGTTGGACACAATTGTAAACTTGGAACAGGCGTTGTTCTTTGCGGCCAGGTAGGTATCGGTGGAAGCACTGTGATTGGTGACTATACAGTTCTAGGCGGAGCTGCAATGGTTGCTAATGGAATGAAGATCGGTAAAGGGGTGCAAATCGCTGGAGGATCTGGAGTCACTGGGGCAATTGAAGATGGAGCTGTTGTCGGAGGATTTCCTGCACGCGATATTAAAGAATGGTTTAAAGGAGTGGCATACGTCAGAAGACAGTCGCTCGCAAAAGATAAGAAAGATTAG
- a CDS encoding Gfo/Idh/MocA family protein: MNKIKVAVIGYGHLGKWHAQKAESFPELAELKYIVEKFPAGQEAAKKAHPNATIVDDISKCINDIDAGFVVTPTSFHYDIVEYLLKNKKHVFCEKPVTETTAQALNLKELLKANPVVLQVGHSERFHQAWEQKETYAQFFEAPSHITLKRVAPFKGRATDVDVVQDLMIHDLDLLVYLFNEKPISVDAQGFKMRTSRYDYVTANFKFESGNRATITVGRNQTKEVRELEISNKAGTLLVDLMRNEISEALGSHPGPEFVKLESYEKRDHLLLEHKNFYNSIINKTAPVVTLEDGLTAVRLIDQVLESVNSGREVML; the protein is encoded by the coding sequence GTGAATAAAATTAAAGTAGCAGTTATTGGATATGGTCACTTAGGAAAATGGCACGCTCAAAAAGCGGAGAGTTTTCCTGAGTTGGCAGAACTAAAATATATCGTAGAAAAATTCCCGGCAGGGCAGGAAGCTGCAAAAAAAGCTCACCCGAATGCGACAATTGTCGACGATATTTCAAAGTGTATTAACGATATCGACGCTGGATTTGTTGTCACTCCGACTTCATTTCACTACGACATCGTTGAGTATCTTCTAAAAAATAAAAAACATGTCTTCTGTGAAAAACCAGTCACTGAAACAACGGCCCAAGCTTTAAACTTAAAAGAGTTACTAAAAGCAAATCCAGTTGTTCTTCAAGTTGGTCACTCGGAACGTTTCCACCAAGCGTGGGAGCAGAAAGAGACATACGCTCAATTTTTTGAAGCGCCTTCTCACATTACGCTAAAGCGAGTGGCACCGTTTAAAGGCCGTGCAACTGACGTAGACGTTGTTCAGGATTTAATGATTCATGACCTAGACCTTCTGGTTTATCTCTTCAATGAGAAGCCAATCAGCGTTGATGCTCAAGGTTTTAAGATGAGAACAAGCCGCTACGATTATGTAACAGCAAACTTCAAATTCGAGTCAGGTAACCGCGCTACAATCACTGTAGGTAGAAACCAGACGAAGGAAGTAAGAGAGCTGGAAATTTCAAACAAAGCAGGAACACTTTTAGTCGACCTGATGAGAAATGAAATTTCAGAAGCACTTGGATCACACCCAGGGCCTGAGTTTGTTAAGCTTGAGTCTTATGAAAAACGTGACCATTTACTTCTTGAGCATAAAAACTTCTACAACTCGATCATCAACAAGACTGCACCAGTTGTAACATTAGAAGACGGATTAACTGCTGTTCGTTTAATCGATCAGGTTTTAGAAAGTGTAAATAGTGGGCGCGAGGTAATGTTATAA
- a CDS encoding ABC transporter permease, with translation MKSTNNFRIFLTLFLDSTTKKFLVGVLVGLAFSIAVILSTVGIMDGFERALRHGLKKSAGDITMKYSNGFFTVNERLKKELEDAEVKNYAPMIETESFLIFNDESRGVQIKAINPVYGRVVGIPLNLEPHTVGIGSEIARINKIAIGDEIVLAFGKGGDEFKNMPTLKRFKVAQIVTHGVFQKDARIVYTRLDEVQALLGLASKVNIIAFNIDRTKLGSGNDLQAIEAKLTDLRMRFEPEFYFKPYWREYGSLIEAVQAEKVLISLILQLIVVISVFNVLALIYFINEKKSKELFLFKALGLSKKSMNNLWIKLVMMMWVVACVLSIAFVQLFRLMLLKLPFFALPAEVYHMPRIDIYLSLFDYVMVFALALVWMLLITYYLLRKLRNKSLLEGLRQEFA, from the coding sequence GTGAAGTCCACTAATAACTTTCGCATTTTTCTGACTCTATTTTTAGATAGCACTACTAAAAAATTCTTAGTCGGAGTTCTGGTTGGACTCGCATTTTCTATTGCCGTGATTCTCTCGACTGTCGGAATTATGGATGGGTTTGAGCGTGCTCTTCGCCACGGTTTAAAAAAATCGGCCGGCGATATTACGATGAAATACTCCAATGGCTTTTTCACGGTTAACGAAAGACTAAAAAAAGAACTTGAAGATGCTGAAGTTAAAAACTACGCACCTATGATTGAGACAGAGAGTTTTCTAATCTTCAATGATGAATCTCGTGGTGTGCAGATTAAAGCTATTAATCCAGTTTACGGACGAGTGGTTGGCATTCCTTTAAATCTTGAACCTCATACCGTTGGAATCGGTTCAGAAATCGCTCGCATTAATAAAATCGCTATTGGCGATGAAATTGTTTTAGCTTTTGGAAAAGGCGGTGATGAATTTAAAAACATGCCGACTCTGAAGCGCTTTAAAGTTGCTCAAATTGTCACTCATGGTGTATTTCAAAAAGACGCCCGTATTGTCTATACTCGTTTAGATGAAGTGCAAGCGCTGCTTGGGCTTGCCAGCAAAGTGAACATTATCGCTTTTAACATTGATCGCACCAAACTAGGTTCAGGCAATGACCTGCAAGCAATTGAAGCAAAATTAACTGACTTAAGAATGCGTTTTGAGCCAGAGTTTTACTTCAAACCTTACTGGAGAGAATACGGTTCTCTGATTGAAGCGGTTCAGGCCGAAAAAGTTCTTATCAGCTTAATCCTACAATTAATCGTGGTGATCTCAGTCTTCAACGTTTTAGCTTTAATTTATTTTATCAATGAGAAAAAATCAAAAGAGCTTTTCTTATTTAAGGCCTTGGGCCTTTCTAAAAAAAGTATGAACAATCTCTGGATCAAATTAGTGATGATGATGTGGGTGGTAGCTTGTGTTTTATCAATCGCATTTGTTCAGCTGTTTCGCTTGATGCTTTTAAAACTTCCTTTTTTCGCATTGCCTGCGGAAGTTTACCATATGCCGAGAATTGATATTTATTTGTCACTCTTTGATTACGTAATGGTTTTTGCCCTAGCTTTAGTATGGATGCTATTAATTACTTACTATCTTCTGAGAAAACTAAGAAACAAGAGTTTACTAGAAGGACTTCGCCAGGAATTTGCATGA
- the lpxK gene encoding tetraacyldisaccharide 4'-kinase, whose product MEKKQIPLLKRIFFSPLSWAWELVYFLRRACYDYGIFRQRSFQVPIISIGNLTFGGTGKTPFTLWLAEYLHKKNKRVMILMRGYKGKLENSSGLINSGKLMTPDPVDYGDEALLFARRLQDATIVVGKNRSENLGFYFPKVEPDVVLLDDGHQHIKIKRKLNIVLFDASMPMSRYRVAPLGYMREGFQALKDADLVVIGRADVVSKEKVSELKKFLQPHLPLGVEFAEMGFKPNGFYNAANDLVLTVEQIRGKKVILVAGVANPKSFFKLLEELGAEVIVTESFPDHHYFKPDEINALLSYAKSEDALLVTTEKDMVRIKKIVEDDAIVFLEVDVRFLSGEAAATKVIDSCFQNLY is encoded by the coding sequence ATGGAAAAAAAGCAGATACCTCTACTTAAAAGAATCTTTTTTTCACCACTGTCGTGGGCATGGGAGCTTGTCTATTTTCTTCGTCGTGCCTGTTATGACTACGGAATTTTCAGACAAAGATCATTTCAGGTTCCCATCATCTCAATCGGAAATTTAACTTTCGGAGGCACTGGTAAAACTCCTTTTACTTTGTGGCTTGCTGAATACCTTCACAAAAAAAATAAAAGAGTGATGATCCTCATGAGAGGGTACAAAGGTAAACTTGAAAACTCTTCAGGTCTTATCAACTCTGGAAAATTAATGACTCCGGATCCAGTTGATTACGGCGATGAAGCTCTGTTATTTGCCAGACGCCTTCAAGACGCCACGATTGTGGTTGGAAAAAATCGCAGTGAAAACTTAGGATTCTATTTTCCAAAAGTAGAGCCTGACGTTGTACTCCTGGACGATGGTCACCAGCACATCAAGATCAAACGTAAACTCAACATCGTCCTCTTCGACGCTTCAATGCCTATGTCACGTTATAGAGTGGCACCATTGGGTTATATGAGAGAAGGCTTCCAGGCCTTAAAAGACGCCGACCTGGTAGTCATCGGTAGAGCAGACGTTGTTTCAAAAGAAAAAGTCAGTGAGCTTAAAAAATTTCTTCAGCCACATCTTCCACTGGGAGTTGAGTTTGCAGAAATGGGATTTAAGCCCAACGGATTTTATAATGCAGCTAACGATTTAGTTTTAACTGTTGAGCAAATCAGAGGTAAAAAAGTTATCCTGGTTGCCGGAGTAGCTAATCCAAAATCATTCTTTAAATTACTGGAAGAGTTGGGAGCGGAAGTTATCGTCACTGAATCTTTCCCAGACCACCATTATTTTAAGCCGGATGAAATCAACGCTTTACTATCTTATGCTAAAAGCGAAGACGCTCTTTTAGTTACAACAGAAAAAGATATGGTGAGAATTAAAAAAATTGTTGAAGACGATGCGATCGTTTTTCTGGAAGTTGATGTACGCTTTTTAAGCGGAGAAGCAGCGGCCACTAAAGTTATCGACTCTTGCTTCCAGAATCTTTATTAG
- a CDS encoding 3-hydroxyacyl-ACP dehydratase FabZ family protein, whose amino-acid sequence MLLNTEQVKKILPHRDPFLFIDSVESVSIPGQEIEKGKVYDIKELQNMEVVAHYTTKKDHNIFAGHFPDYPILPGVVQVEMMAQATSFIVLLLNQDPFSMKMDVALLGINEARFRKPIFPEMELKIVTKTLKVRGPMITSECKLYHNDVLMSEATVLASLKMT is encoded by the coding sequence ATGTTACTGAACACAGAACAAGTTAAAAAAATTCTTCCTCACCGTGACCCGTTTCTTTTTATTGATTCAGTTGAATCAGTATCAATTCCGGGACAAGAAATTGAAAAAGGAAAAGTATACGACATCAAAGAACTTCAAAACATGGAAGTTGTCGCTCACTATACAACGAAAAAAGATCACAATATTTTTGCAGGACATTTTCCTGACTACCCAATTCTTCCGGGAGTTGTTCAAGTTGAGATGATGGCTCAAGCAACAAGCTTTATCGTTCTTCTTTTAAACCAAGATCCATTCAGCATGAAAATGGACGTTGCTCTATTGGGAATCAATGAAGCTCGCTTCAGAAAACCCATTTTCCCAGAGATGGAATTAAAGATTGTAACTAAGACTCTTAAAGTAAGAGGCCCGATGATTACAAGTGAATGTAAACTGTATCACAATGATGTTTTAATGAGCGAAGCGACGGTTCTTGCTTCGTTGAAAATGACTTAG